The genome window CGGTGTCCAGCGACTTGGCTTCTTCAACCGTGATCACGCCTTCGTTGCCGACCTTTTCCATCGCTTCGGCGATCATGTCGCCGACCGACTTGTCGCCGTTGGCGGAAATCGTGCCGACCTGGGCGATTTCGCTGTTCTTTTCGATCTTGCGTGCGCGCTTGGCGATATCCGCCACGACCGTTTCGACGGCCAGGTCGATGCCGCGCTTCAGATCCATCGGGTTCATGCCGGCGGCCACGGCCTTGGCGCCTTCGCGCACGATGGCCTGGGCCAGAACCGTCGCCGTCGTCGTGCCGTCACCGGCCAGATCGTTCGTCTTCGACGCGACTTCGCGCACCATCTGGGCGCCCATGTTTTCGAACTTGTCCTTCAGTTCGATTTCCTTGGCGACCGTGACGCCATCCTTCGTGATGCGCGGGGCACCGAAGGACTTGTCGATCACGACGTTGCGGCCTTTCGGGCCCAGCGTGACTTTGACGGCGTTCGCCAGGATATCGACGCCGCGCAGCATGCGGTCGCGCGCGTCGGTCGAGAATTTAACTTCTTTTGCAGCCATAATTCGCTACTCCGTATCAGGTTGTGGCAGTAACGGTTTGTCCGAAGACCCCGTCTTAGGCGGCCTTCTTCTTCGCGACCGGCGCGTCCATGACGCCCAGAATGTCGCTTTCCTTCATGATCAGCAGCTCTTCGCCGTCGATCTTCACTTCCGTACCGGACCATTTGCCGAACAGCACGTAATCACCGGCCTTCACATCCAGGGCGCGGACGGAGCCGTCTTCCTGGATATGGCCGTTACCGACAGCGACGACTTCGCCCTGCATCGGCTTTTCCTTGGCGGTGTCCGGGATGATGATCCCACCGGCCGTCTTCTGATCCTCTTCGACGCGACGAACCAGAACCCGGTCGTGCAAGGGACGGAATGCCATGATTGAACCTCCTCCATTCTTTAGACAAAGGTTTGTCATGCTGAATATGGATTGGCACTCTTGGCATTGGAGTGCCAATCCGCGCGCGATCCATGTATGAAAATCCTTCACGGCTTTCAAGAGGGTTTGGAAGAAATTATCAGCACTCAATGCGGCCGGCTGCCAACCTACTGAAAATAAACTATTTCTATTGCAGCAACATACGAATTGGAGGCAAAATTCAGATATGCGGGAGATGCGACTCCCCGCCTGAACTGGCGCCGAAACGCACCTCCCGTTCGCGAAGAAAAGCAACAACCGCGACAGTAGGAGGCGTAACCTTATGTCAGGTACCGATACCCCGGCCGCCACGGACGGACTTTCCCTGCAGATGAAGGGCTACCGGCTTTCCACCGCCGAAATTCTCTATCACATGCCCGATCATCCAGGATTGCTGCAAAGCTTCATATGGCAGCATTACGATATCGCCCCAAAATATCCCGAACTGCATCGTTTCCTCGACTTCTGGGTCGAGAACATCGATGGACCGCTGCACTCGGTCCGGGTCGCGCGATACGATCTGGTCACACCGGGCGACACCCGCTTCACGGATGCGTGGATGCAGATTCACTGAGGCGTTTCAGACGACAAAGCCTTCGGTCGAGAGCCTTCCGTTCTCGCAGACGGAGATGACATGAGCCTGCGGCACGGCGGTCCATCGCGGCCGATCCGTGTCCAGTGGTTCGGATACCAGCGTCAATGCGGCGCTGCCGGCCCCCGTGTAATACAGGGTCGGCGCCATGGAATCCGATGCACAGCGGAAAGCGAATATCCGGTTTCCGTCCGACAGGACCGCGGTAAACCGCAGGGGGTCGTCAATCCCGGCCTGTGACATTTCACGCCGCACGATCCCGAGACTTTCCGCCATCGACCCGATAGGGTCGCTGTCCAGTCCCAGTGAGAGCGCAAGCAGGAAAATCAGTTCGGAATCGGTGGTTCCCTGGCGGCTGAGATAGTACTCGTCCGGCAGCATCTGCTCCAGCTTGCGCCGGATCAGGCCATAACCGCCGATCTGGCCGTTATGCATGAACAACCATCGGCCGTGGGCAAAGGGATGGCAGTTGGACCGGGTGGTCGCGGTCCCGGTCGACGCGCGTACATGGGCAAAAAACAGCCGGGACCGGATCTGCGCCGACAGATGCTTCAGATTTTCGTCGTTCCAGGCCGGCAGTATCTCACGGTACAGGCCTGGCTCCGGCCGTTCGCCATACCAGCCCAGCCCGAACCCGTCGCCGTTGGTTTCGGTCTTCGCCTCCGCCGCGTGCAGGCTTTGATGGATCAGGGAATGGTCGGGCTTTGCGACCAGATCTTCCAAAAACAGGGGCGGTCCCCAGTAAGCCAACCAACGGCACATTATCGAATCTCCGAGACTGCGAACGCGCCGGGCATTTGGGCCCTGCCTGCCGGGGCTTGCAAGGGCTTTGGCAGAATCATGACGCAAGGTTTCTGTCGGCGCAGCGCAGCATCGGCGCCGGTATCGTCAATGGCGCGACAGTCATTTGCGAAAATACCGAATACGCATCTGGGCGATTTTCCGGGCCGCAGTGTTGCCTTAATGTATGTGGCATGCGCATCGCCATCTACTCTCGCGATCACAGCCTGGCAGGACGCCTGGACAAAGACCTGACCGCCCTGACCAGGGTGCGGACGACACGTTTCGACGAACGGGACAAAGTCTCTGCGTGGATCATGTCGGAAAAGCCGGCGGCGGCCCTGATCGTGGCAGGTGGCGGCGATGCCCATATCGAAACGCTGAAAGTGCTGAGGCCGGTCGCCGAGAGAGCCGGAACGGCGCTCTTGTCCATCCTGAACGGCGATGACGCGGCCACGCCGGCCGCCGCCCTTGCAGCCGGCGCACAGGAAATCTGCCGTCGCGACGCCCATCCCGCCGAACTGCGAAACCGGATTTCAATACTTCTGGACCTCGCCGAGGCACGCGCGGCGCTATGGACGGAAAGGGGAGATCGCCAGTCCCAATCCATCGCTGATGGCTTGACAGGCCTGATGAACCGGCGTGCCTTTCTATCCCGGCTCGACGGGGAAATCGCGCGGGCCAGGCGCGGCGACGATCCGCTGGCCGTTGCGCTGATCGATGTCGACAGATTGCAGGAAATCAATGCTCGCCACGGCGTCGGGACCGGCGACCATGTCCTGAACGCGGTCGCCGGTCATACGGTTCGCATCCTGCGGGAAATGGACGTGGCGGGCCGGATTGGCGGTACCGAATTCGCGGTCTGCCTGCCCCAGGTCGGCCTGTCCGGCGGGTCGGCCGTGCTGGACCGTTTGCGGCGCCGGTTGAGCGACCTCGCCTTTCCGCTGCCGCGCGGCAGTCTGTCGATCACGGTCAGTGTGGGCATTACCGAACTGGATTCGGAAGACCGCGATTCCTCGGACCTGATCAACCGGGCGGATCGGGCCCTCCTGAAGGCGAAGGATCGTGGCCGGGACCGACTGGAACGCGCCTGAGGCCGATCCCGTCGATCATCGAAATCGGCGATCAATTCCATCGCGAGACATCGTTTCTCAGCCGACTGAACCGGCGTTAGCGTGCCCCCTTCACTTTCTGGAGCGGCACGACATGAACGCACGACATACGCAACCTTCCGGATCAGACCATCGTGTCCTGTTTGATTTCGAGATCGACTTTTCCAATGGCGGCGGATTGCAGGGCCAGGGATTCCGGCTGGACATCGACGGCACCGACATTTCCGACGATGACCTTGCAGACTATATCGTCGCCGACATGCGATTGCTGATGGTCGGCGCGGTCCGGATCCTGAACAAACGCATTATCCGCGAAGCGCACAAGCGGGACAGGATGGACCGATAGCGGTTCAGTCCCGGTCCAGCTTCTTGCCGTCGAGGTCGCGGTCGACCTTTTCCATACGGGCCCTCTTCTCCGCTTTTTCGGCCTTCGTCCGTCCGAAAAGATGACGGTTTTCCTCCGCCTTTGCCGATTTCTCGGCACGGTCCTTGCGTTTCCGCATGGTGCGCAGATTGACGATCTCGGCCATCAGGTGTCTCCGCCTTGTCGGGAAGGATTGCTGGTTTAAGCTAATGGCGTTTCGGGTCGGACGTCCAGCGTCGACCCGAAACGCATGTTCGCAGGGGGTGCATCGCAAGGGGGCTTATCATGACGGGACCCGCATCCAGGTCTCGCCGCTGGAAATTGTGGGGAAGCCTCGGCTGTGCCGTCGGGCTGCTTGCCGCCCTTTGGTTTGGCCCCCGCATGGTGGACTGGAGCCCGTTCAAGCCCGAAATCGCCGCCTTCATGTCGAACGAGCTGGGTGTGAAGGTTGATCTGCGCGGGCCGCTCAGAATCGAACTGCTGCCACAGCCCCGCATCACCGCGGCGGATATCCGCGTATCTGGTGAAACGGCCAACGGCCATATCCGCTGGCTGCGTGGAAGTTTGAATCCCCGCGCCCTCCTAACCGGAAGGATGCAGCCGCGCGACGTGGAACTGGTCGAGGCCGACCTGACCCTGCCCTTCATGCAGAACGAGGCAGCGCCCTATGCCGGCCGAACCTCCGTGGATGTCCAGGACGGTCGGCTCACCCTCACCGGTGGTCCGACATGGCTGCCGGATACCGTCGAACAGATCGATGGCCGTCTCGCACTGGGTACCGGCAATGGCCGCCTGTTCGGGTTCGACGGTGAAGCACGGCTTTCCGGCGAACCCGTCGGCATCGCCGTGGAGGGCGATGGCAAGGGCGGATTGGTGCTCACTCTTGCCCATGGGCCCAGCGCGTCGGACCTTGTTCTGGACGGGGCACCGACCGAGGACGGCGGATGGAGCGGGACGGTCACTCTGATACTGGAGGAGGCCGGCTTCCTGTCGACCCTGAATGCGGAGGCTGTCACCCGTCTCATCGGCGACGGGGCCGCGACCGTCGACGCCACGGTGACGGTTTCTCCCGCCGGCATCGTCTCCATCGGTGCGGAACGGATCGACACGAAGCGCCTGACAGGAAAGGCGACGGCCACCATCGTTCCCGGCCCGC of Alphaproteobacteria bacterium contains these proteins:
- the groES gene encoding co-chaperone GroES, coding for MAFRPLHDRVLVRRVEEDQKTAGGIIIPDTAKEKPMQGEVVAVGNGHIQEDGSVRALDVKAGDYVLFGKWSGTEVKIDGEELLIMKESDILGVMDAPVAKKKAA
- a CDS encoding usg protein, whose translation is MSGTDTPAATDGLSLQMKGYRLSTAEILYHMPDHPGLLQSFIWQHYDIAPKYPELHRFLDFWVENIDGPLHSVRVARYDLVTPGDTRFTDAWMQIH
- a CDS encoding class II glutamine amidotransferase, which gives rise to MCRWLAYWGPPLFLEDLVAKPDHSLIHQSLHAAEAKTETNGDGFGLGWYGERPEPGLYREILPAWNDENLKHLSAQIRSRLFFAHVRASTGTATTRSNCHPFAHGRWLFMHNGQIGGYGLIRRKLEQMLPDEYYLSRQGTTDSELIFLLALSLGLDSDPIGSMAESLGIVRREMSQAGIDDPLRFTAVLSDGNRIFAFRCASDSMAPTLYYTGAGSAALTLVSEPLDTDRPRWTAVPQAHVISVCENGRLSTEGFVV
- a CDS encoding GGDEF domain-containing protein — encoded protein: MRIAIYSRDHSLAGRLDKDLTALTRVRTTRFDERDKVSAWIMSEKPAAALIVAGGGDAHIETLKVLRPVAERAGTALLSILNGDDAATPAAALAAGAQEICRRDAHPAELRNRISILLDLAEARAALWTERGDRQSQSIADGLTGLMNRRAFLSRLDGEIARARRGDDPLAVALIDVDRLQEINARHGVGTGDHVLNAVAGHTVRILREMDVAGRIGGTEFAVCLPQVGLSGGSAVLDRLRRRLSDLAFPLPRGSLSITVSVGITELDSEDRDSSDLINRADRALLKAKDRGRDRLERA
- a CDS encoding cyclase; this translates as MNARHTQPSGSDHRVLFDFEIDFSNGGGLQGQGFRLDIDGTDISDDDLADYIVADMRLLMVGAVRILNKRIIREAHKRDRMDR
- a CDS encoding DUF4169 family protein — protein: MAEIVNLRTMRKRKDRAEKSAKAEENRHLFGRTKAEKAEKRARMEKVDRDLDGKKLDRD